The Candidatus Tumulicola sp. region GTTGTTGCGCCGTAGCGCGTGCGGATCCGGGTTCGCCTTCGCGCGCCAGGCCTTGACTCCAAACCGTTCGAGCCAGTTCTTCGATACCGGCTCGCCCGAGAAGCGACGTCCAGTTCGCGCGCAGTTCGCGAAAACGCAGCAGCGTCGCTCGAGCATCATCCGGTAGATCCGCGTCTCGCTCGCCGCGCAGAACGTTCCAACCGAGTCGCAGATCGCGTTTGGCATCCCACCGGCTAGCTCGTTCGGTCGGTGCCGGCTCGTTGTCGAGGACAAACAGCGGCGTTTGCGGATCGGACGGCTCGGCGCATAACATTGCGAGCGAAGCATCCGACAGCCCGAGCGCCTGATTGGATAGCGTACGCAGCAGCCAGTCGTGCTTAAACGGATCGTAGGCGTTCCACAACAGCGCGGTCGCGTCGAGAGCGCGCCGGTCGGCAAAGGTATTGACGTCGCCGAGTGTGGCCACCGGAACGTCGCGGTCGAGCAACGCGGACTCGTACCGCTCCACGTGGCGGACCGAGCGGAACAGCACCGCAATTCGCTCGGGCGGCGTGCCGGCGTCGATCCATTCGCGCACGCAACGCGCGATGAAATCGGCTTCCTCGTGCGCGGTTTTAGGGCGAAAAAAGCGCAACTGCGTTCCATCGTTAGCGAACGGCATCGCCGCGCGCCGGACAATCGCCGCGCGCGCCGCAAGCAATACCGGCGGGGAGCGAAACTGCTCGGTCAACTCGATACGCTCGGCGCCTTCGATCGCCGTCACGTTTCGGCCGGCCAGTGTCACGCCCGCGAGACTGTCGCCGAAGACTAGCCGCAACAGTGTCAGCTCGGCGTTCGTCATGCCGTCGGCATCGTCGACCAACACGAAACGAGGATGCGACCCGATCGAGGCGTTGCCCGGATCGGCGCGCAATGCCGCGATCGCCATGCTCACCGCGTCGCGAGCGGTCATGCATCCGGACGCCGCGACGTCGACGACGTATCTGCGATACAGCGCCGCAAGAATTTTTGTGAGGTCGACTTCGCGCCGGTACTGTCGCTGCAGCTCGGTGGCATCGACTGCGAGCGAGTCGTGATAGTCGCGCTTGAGCGCCGACAACAGGCGCGGATCGACGAAATTCGGTGGGCGTCCATAAAATTCGGTCGCTCCCGCCAGCGCGCGTCGCTGGAAGGCGTCGGGATCGAGATCCTGTTCGAGCAATCGGCGAATCAACCGGAATGCGGAGTTAAGGAAACGCGCGGGCGAGCGCAAGCCAGGCACTTCCGGATCGAGTTGCTCGGCCGAAAAGGCGCTCCAATCGAGCGCGAAGAGCGGCTCGCACGCACGTGCGAACGCGCTCTCGGCTTCGACATCGTCGACGATCCGCACGCCGTGAGGTAACCACAGGCGACCCAAGCGTGCGAAGTCGTCCCGATCGCGCAAGCGTAGCACGTCCCCACTCGGACACGACTCCGCAAGCCGCTTCAAACGCGCGTCGAGCGCGACGGTTTTGCCGGTGCCGGCATCGCCGCTCGCGACGACGCACGCGTCCGACGGCGCATCGACGATACGCAGTTGCTGCGAGTCGAGGGTGATGCTCATTGTCCGAAACGCGACGGTTCGGGTGGCGGCCGGTACGCGCAGGCCGTTGCGTACGCGCAGTACGTGCACGCGTACGGGTCGGTCGTTTCGTCGAAGCGTTCGATGCCATCGCTTGCGAGACGCTCGCTCAAGTCGATCATATGCGTTCGAGCGCGCTCGAGTTCGAGCGTCCCGATCGTGCCGCGCGCCGATTTCGAACGGTCGTCGGGCGGTTCGCCCGGGACGACCTCGAGCACGATCGGTCGAACGTCGAGCGTCGCGTCTTTGAGCGGCAGCAGCGCCAGCCGCGTGACGCGGTCGCCGGCTTCGGTTCTGGCCCAATAGTAGAACGGCAGCTGAAAATCGTGCAGCTTTCGCACTTTTTCTCGATACTCTGCGGCCGACGTCGCGATGCTGCCGGTCTTATAATCGACCACTCCGACGCCGCCGGTGCGAAGATCGCGATCGAGCCGGTCGATAAAGCCGACGAACTCGCGACCGCCGAGTTCGACGTTGGCCGGAACTTCGCGACCGATCACTTCGAACGGCGCCGTCTGCTGTTGTACCAGTAGCCAGTCGACGTAGCGTTGCGCGGTTCTAAACGCGCGGCGCGATTGCAGCTCGAACTCGACCGCCGTTTCGAATCCGTCGCGGTTGCGTTCGAATGCCCAGCGTACGCATTGCTCGATGCGGTCGCGCATATACGCCTCTTCGGTCGCTGCCGGGCGCGGAAATTCACCGTGGAAGTCCTCGAGCGCGAGGTGAAATGCGGTGCCATAAGCGGCCGCCGACGACTGCGGATCTTCGATCGCCGCACACGAGTAGCGGTAAAACCACTTGCGCGCGCACT contains the following coding sequences:
- a CDS encoding 3'-5' exonuclease; this translates as MSITLDSQQLRIVDAPSDACVVASGDAGTGKTVALDARLKRLAESCPSGDVLRLRDRDDFARLGRLWLPHGVRIVDDVEAESAFARACEPLFALDWSAFSAEQLDPEVPGLRSPARFLNSAFRLIRRLLEQDLDPDAFQRRALAGATEFYGRPPNFVDPRLLSALKRDYHDSLAVDATELQRQYRREVDLTKILAALYRRYVVDVAASGCMTARDAVSMAIAALRADPGNASIGSHPRFVLVDDADGMTNAELTLLRLVFGDSLAGVTLAGRNVTAIEGAERIELTEQFRSPPVLLAARAAIVRRAAMPFANDGTQLRFFRPKTAHEEADFIARCVREWIDAGTPPERIAVLFRSVRHVERYESALLDRDVPVATLGDVNTFADRRALDATALLWNAYDPFKHDWLLRTLSNQALGLSDASLAMLCAEPSDPQTPLFVLDNEPAPTERASRWDAKRDLRLGWNVLRGERDADLPDDARATLLRFRELRANWTSLLGRAGIEELARTVWSQGLAREGEPGSARATAQQLVLHRLLQRLRAFERESPSTTLSDVLEFARARATSDLEACEDSDAGGRVSLASIDAVRGREFDHVVVAGVRPGSFPLWYAPDNFLMSPRLGVVPRENVGEARVSRTAKFSYYVTATKAAEKYYTRERDAFVYAVARARCSVVVTASERATRGVTAPEMFEELRAWNQTGAGAREAS
- a CDS encoding PD-(D/E)XK nuclease family protein; this translates as MSLVDFHSRYVRSFVDGTVAWCASQDRSQFLGLLRSPCSQIPNDTAAAVATAAARTDDPFEAAEHSRLGLSPSERETVSNFCARLRALRRRVDLGASGGELRDAVLTAFALPDDDALDASSGTDDAAAFALCETGTAEPSRGVVPRRRHFSASSLNAYVECARKWFYRYSCAAIEDPQSSAAAYGTAFHLALEDFHGEFPRPAATEEAYMRDRIEQCVRWAFERNRDGFETAVEFELQSRRAFRTAQRYVDWLLVQQQTAPFEVIGREVPANVELGGREFVGFIDRLDRDLRTGGVGVVDYKTGSIATSAAEYREKVRKLHDFQLPFYYWARTEAGDRVTRLALLPLKDATLDVRPIVLEVVPGEPPDDRSKSARGTIGTLELERARTHMIDLSERLASDGIERFDETTDPYACTYCAYATACAYRPPPEPSRFGQ